In Flavobacterium gelatinilyticum, a genomic segment contains:
- a CDS encoding M1 family aminopeptidase, translating into MKIFYPFLAFLMAITIGFSQSKTKGNLVLEEGVSEQLAQFRKHQISDLKYELLFEIPNKKSEDIVSKVNVDLSLSDLSEPLYLDFKEKTQNIKTIEANGKNIAIIHEKGHIAIPVENLILGKNKIKISFIAGNLSLNRNDDFLYTLLVPDRASTLFPCFDQPDLKATYRLTLQVPVEWTVLSASRIFGVYEIVIDNVSYMRYGFDESDKMSTYLFSFVAGKFKTTKKKFGFSEMNFLYRENDEKKIQSSTDTIFNLHQQSLDFLEKYTNYKFPFKKLDFASIPVFQYGGMEHVGAIQYRESTLFLDNSATDSEKLNRAKLIAHETSHMWFGDLVTMKWFDDVWMKEVFANFMADKIMNPIFPKVNHNLQFFSAHYPNAYAEDRSLGTHPIRQHLANLKNAGSLYGAMIYNKAPIMMRQLEASMGKEAFQKGIQKYIEKYANDNADWNNLVEILDAETPLDMKKWSEVWVNKSGRTIFLDKIEYDSKNRIKKFEIQQKAEDKSNNVWPQIFQIGFVYTNDVKVLTANISDKNLILKEAIGLEKPLAIIYNYNGFGYGVFPLDGNNLNAISSLKDEVARASAYSNLYENTLIGNIAPDKAFDCFFKGIQTEENELVLRIVSNNLNTIYWRFFAEKQQNKVQKQLIDTLFSRLQTNLSANIKKTLFGLFSSIAYSDSAKAKLYQIWNKEVIIPGLKLNEDDYTNMAMNLAIFKHEKANEILEKTRTTITNPDKQKRFEFLLPSLSNDESVRNTFIESLKDDANREKESWVSVGLSNVNHPLRQESAQKYIRFSLDLVDEIQRTGDIFFPKDWLDNTVGKYSSKYAFDEVQRFLKENPNFSPILKRKLLMATDLLYKAQNIKKETE; encoded by the coding sequence ATGAAAATTTTCTACCCCTTTCTTGCTTTTTTAATGGCAATTACGATTGGATTTTCTCAATCAAAAACAAAAGGAAATCTTGTTTTGGAAGAAGGTGTCTCAGAGCAATTGGCTCAATTTAGAAAACATCAAATTTCAGATCTCAAGTATGAACTTCTATTTGAAATTCCGAATAAGAAAAGTGAAGATATTGTTTCTAAGGTTAATGTAGATTTGTCTTTGTCAGATTTGAGTGAGCCGTTGTATTTAGATTTTAAAGAGAAAACTCAAAACATAAAAACAATTGAAGCCAACGGGAAAAACATTGCAATTATTCATGAAAAAGGACACATCGCAATTCCTGTTGAGAATTTGATTTTAGGAAAAAATAAAATTAAAATTTCGTTTATCGCAGGAAATTTATCTTTAAACAGAAATGATGATTTTCTATATACGCTGTTGGTTCCAGATCGCGCCAGTACTTTATTTCCCTGTTTTGATCAACCAGATTTAAAAGCGACTTATAGACTGACTCTACAGGTTCCTGTTGAATGGACCGTTCTTTCTGCTTCCCGAATTTTTGGAGTATATGAAATTGTGATTGATAATGTTTCTTATATGAGGTATGGCTTTGATGAATCGGATAAAATGAGTACGTATTTATTTTCTTTCGTAGCGGGAAAATTTAAAACTACTAAAAAGAAGTTCGGATTTAGCGAAATGAATTTTTTATATCGCGAGAATGATGAGAAAAAAATACAAAGCAGCACTGATACAATTTTCAATCTGCATCAACAATCATTAGATTTTTTAGAAAAATATACCAATTATAAATTCCCTTTCAAGAAGTTGGATTTTGCTTCAATTCCGGTTTTTCAATACGGCGGAATGGAACATGTAGGAGCGATTCAGTACAGAGAATCGACTTTGTTTTTGGACAACAGCGCAACAGATAGTGAAAAATTAAACCGAGCAAAACTTATTGCACACGAAACCTCACATATGTGGTTTGGCGATTTGGTAACGATGAAATGGTTTGATGATGTTTGGATGAAAGAAGTTTTTGCGAACTTCATGGCAGATAAAATTATGAATCCGATTTTTCCAAAAGTCAATCATAATTTACAGTTTTTCTCGGCGCATTATCCTAACGCTTACGCGGAAGACCGATCTTTGGGAACACATCCGATACGACAGCATTTAGCAAATTTAAAAAATGCAGGTTCACTTTACGGTGCCATGATTTACAACAAAGCACCAATTATGATGCGTCAGTTAGAAGCTTCGATGGGAAAGGAGGCTTTCCAGAAAGGAATTCAAAAATACATTGAGAAATACGCCAATGACAATGCCGATTGGAATAATTTGGTCGAAATTCTCGATGCCGAAACGCCTCTCGATATGAAGAAATGGAGTGAGGTTTGGGTAAACAAATCGGGAAGAACGATTTTCTTAGATAAAATAGAATACGATTCTAAAAACCGAATTAAAAAGTTCGAAATTCAACAGAAAGCAGAAGATAAATCAAATAATGTTTGGCCTCAGATTTTTCAAATTGGTTTCGTTTATACTAATGATGTAAAAGTACTGACGGCAAATATTTCAGATAAAAATTTAATTTTAAAAGAAGCTATTGGACTTGAAAAACCGCTTGCCATAATTTATAATTATAACGGTTTTGGATACGGAGTTTTTCCGCTTGACGGGAATAATTTGAATGCCATTTCAAGTTTAAAAGATGAGGTGGCAAGAGCTTCTGCATATAGTAATCTTTACGAAAATACCTTGATTGGAAATATTGCTCCAGACAAAGCTTTTGATTGTTTTTTTAAAGGAATTCAAACTGAAGAAAACGAATTGGTATTACGAATTGTGTCTAATAATTTGAATACCATTTATTGGAGATTCTTTGCTGAAAAGCAACAAAATAAAGTTCAGAAACAGCTTATTGATACTTTATTTAGCCGTTTGCAAACCAACTTATCAGCCAATATCAAAAAGACTTTATTCGGATTATTCAGTTCGATTGCGTATTCAGATTCGGCGAAAGCCAAATTGTACCAGATTTGGAATAAGGAAGTTATAATTCCGGGATTGAAATTGAACGAAGATGATTATACGAACATGGCGATGAATCTGGCGATTTTTAAACATGAAAAAGCCAATGAAATCTTAGAAAAAACCAGAACAACAATTACAAATCCGGACAAACAAAAACGATTTGAATTTTTGCTTCCGTCCTTATCAAATGACGAATCGGTTCGAAATACTTTTATTGAATCATTAAAAGACGATGCCAATCGCGAGAAAGAATCGTGGGTTTCGGTTGGGTTGTCGAATGTAAATCATCCGCTTCGTCAGGAAAGTGCGCAGAAGTATATTAGATTTTCATTAGATTTGGTAGACGAAATTCAGCGCACGGGAGATATTTTCTTTCCGAAAGACTGGTTAGATAATACTGTTGGGAAGTATTCGTCGAAATATGCTTTTGATGAAGTACAGCGTTTCTTAAAAGAAAATCCTAATTTTAGTCCAATTCTGAAGCGAAAATTATTAATGGCGACAGATTTGCTTTATAAAGCACAAAATATTAAAAAAGAAACCGAATGA